Proteins found in one Perca fluviatilis chromosome 9, GENO_Pfluv_1.0, whole genome shotgun sequence genomic segment:
- the LOC120565304 gene encoding N-acetyllactosaminide beta-1,3-N-acetylglucosaminyltransferase 3-like isoform X2, producing MRKLRAKIFLLAGALGLLALHLFKDFFDYKTVRLHVDVIENDIQVRRPTTKKSYVYSWSKCQQNVSAANITGFSSLPGDIKDFLYYRHCRHFPMLLDLPDKCGGADKSAEVFLFLVIKSSPVNYDRREVLRKTWAKERLHNGVWIRRIFISGTIDTGFEKERLNKLLELEKREYNDILQWDFNEGFYNLTLKQILFLEWMERSCPNARFLLNGDDDVFANTNNMVEYLQSLKENDGSKHLFTGHLIQNVGPIRISQSKYFIPVQVQESDSYPPYCGGGGFLLSGYTALVIYNMSQSIPILPIDDVYMGMCLAKAGLVPDSHMGVKTAGLQIPSSTLDGYDPCYYKEVLLVHRFLPAHMYLMWQRIHDSNLKCGPSKSRL from the coding sequence ATGAGAAAGCTCAGAGCGAAAATCTTCTTGCTGGCGGGAGCTCTTGGTCTGTTGGCCCTCcatctttttaaagatttttttgacTACAAAACCGTCCGACTCCACGTAGATGTGATAGAGAATGACATTCAAGTAAGGCGACCCaccacaaaaaagtcatatgtaTACTCCTGgtcaaaatgtcaacaaaatgtGAGTGCTGCCAACATCACAGGCTTCAGCTCTCTTCCTGGTGACATAAAAGACTTTCTCTATTATCGACACTGTCGCCATTTCCCCATGCTGCTGGACCTTCCTGACAAATGTGGAGGAGCTGATAAATCTGCAGAAGTCTTTCTTTTCCTGGTCATTAAAAGTTCCCCTGTGAACTACGACCGCCGAGAGGTGCTGCGTAAAACCTGGGCTAAAGAGAGGTTACACAATGGTGTGTGGATCCGAAGGATCTTCATCTCAGGAACAATTGATACTGGTTTTGAGAAGGAGAGACTGAACAAACTACTCGAGCTGGAGAAACGTGAGTACAATGACATTCTCCAGTGGGACTTTAATGAAGGATTCTACAACCTCACCTTAAAGCAGATACTTTTCCTGGAATGGATGGAAAGGAGCTGTCCGAACGCTCGCTTCCTGCtaaatggtgatgatgatgtctttgccaacacaaacaacatggttGAGTATCTTCAGAGCCTCAAGGAAAATGATGGAAGCAAGCACCTCTTTACTGGACATCTGATCCAGAATGTAGGACCCATTAGAATATCACAGAGCAAATATTTTATCCCAGTTCAGGTGCAGGAGTCAGACTCATATCCTCCCTACTGTGGTGGTGGAGGCTTCCTACTGTCTGGCTATACAGCTTTGGTCATATACAATATGTCCCAGTCCATTCCCATTCTTCCCATTGATGATGTATACATGGGGATGTGTCTGGCCAAAGCAGGACTTGTTCCTGATTCTCATATGGGTGTGAAGACGGCAGGACTGCAGATTCCCTCCAGCACACTAGATGGATACGATCCTTGCTATTATAAAGAAGTTCTACTGGTACACAGATTCCTTCCAGCTCACATGTATCTCATGTGGCAGAGAATACATGATTCTAATCTGAAATGTGGGCCCTCCAAGTCAAGGCTTTAG
- the jak3 gene encoding LOW QUALITY PROTEIN: tyrosine-protein kinase JAK2 (The sequence of the model RefSeq protein was modified relative to this genomic sequence to represent the inferred CDS: inserted 1 base in 1 codon; deleted 1 base in 1 codon) produces the protein MDLSEESAPLVIRDRGGSQRSSSSTGPTLQVHLYFFPATNEATTIHISSGQISAENVCIQAGKTCGILPVYQSLFGLASADLSFWYPPSHMFNTDENSQVHFRVRFFFGNWFGQGPRTSYRYSLTRDRISPVLDCNVIDYLFTQLRSDFIASEAGVCPPLSAQEECLGLAVLDLWRMAKERHQSVRELCKTVSYKSCLPKSHRHDIQKRNRLDRYRIRNTLKRFLKKLGNCSVDEYSLKMKYLIELAAIEPSLGSETFQVNPSSSHSKSTFSLVRVTGETGIETSGSWLPDGSMEWLTFCDFKEIIDISIKRVCHEQVPQDSRVVTITLKDDRCLEANFHSLKEALSFVSLVDGYFRLTTDSSHYFCQDTAPPSILEGIKNHCHGPITSEFAVNKLKKSRFKGGTFLLRQSPKNYDKFFLTVCVQTPLGLDYKDCLIIKNEHYSLPGVNKSFSSLKELTTHYQHNKLLLAEVPVKLARCCPPRPKELTNLIIIRNNSSVEAQGSPTPERKKFNHIQFHMIKYEDLKWDASLGQGSFTRIFKGYKTNIRDGEKHVTDVFLKELDVVHKKYWESFFEAASLMSQISHKHLLLVYGVSVHGVKNIMVQEFVEYGALDLYLQRGRSVSVSWKLDVAKQLASALNFLEEKNIVHGNICAKNLLLAREGDLSQGSSPFIKLSDPGISVAMLAKDVILDRIPWVAPEVLEYPDNLTLECDKWSFGATLWEIFNSGEPPLRGWDLDQKRQLYESFLQLPPSQWTELAELISQCMDYEAAFRPSCRSIIRQLNSLITSDYEILHAAEPVTQSPVWRAISPAQHNQTLFEERHLRYIHPLGKGNFGSVELCRYDPLSDNTGELVAVKKLQPNKQSTLEDFKKEVKTLSVLHCDYIVKYRGVCYSTGRLSMSLVMEYLPNGSLIGYMESNQHVTPRRMLXFASQICKGMEYLQSLRYVHRDLAARNILVASESLVKIADFGLTKVIPCDKEYYRVTQPGESPIFWYAPESINESRFSHKSDVWSFGVVLHELFCYCDTNSNPKRLCMQEIGHNVQSPSISMQLANILKNNWRLPAPPNCPPKVYNLMMQCWVYNFEERPCFSDLGNQIETIMQDERESPKG, from the exons ATGGATCTCAGTGAGGAGTCGGCCCCTCTGGTGATCAGAGACCGGGGAGGCAGCCAGAGGTCCAGTTCTAGCACTGGTCCCACTTTACAAGTACACCTCTACTTCTTTCCAGCCACAAATGAAGCAACAACAATACACATTTCATCTGGTCAAATCTCTGCTGAAAATGTCTGCATCCAAGCAGGCAAAACATGTG GAATCTTACCCGTGTACCAAagtctttttggtttggcatCTGCCGATCTGTCATTTTGGTATCCTCCATCGCACATGTTCAACACAGATGAAAACTCACAAGTCCACTTTAGAGTCAG ATTTTTCTTTGGAAACTGGTTTGGACAAGGACCAAGAACATCGTACCGCTACAGTCTGACCAGAGATAGAATCAGTCCAGTGCTTGACTGCAATGTCATTGATTATCTCTTCACTCAG TTGCGTAGTGACTTTATTGCTAGTGAGGCAGGAGTGTGTCCACCTCTGAGTGCCCAAGAAGAATGCCTCGGCCTTGCAGTGCTGGACTTGTGGAGAATGGCTAAAGAGCGCCATCAGAGTGTAAGAGAACTCTGCAAGACTGTCAG CTACAAATCATGCCTTCCTAAATCACATCGCCATGACATTCAGAAACGAAACCGCCTGGATCGTTATCGAATCCGAAATACCCTCAAGCGTTTCTTAAAGAAGCTTGGCAACTGCTCCGTAGATGAGTACAGCCTGAAGATGAAGTACCTGATTGAACTGGCTGCCATCGAGCCCTCTCTGGGAAGCGAAACCTTCCAAGTGAATCCTTCCTCATCCCACTCCAAGTCAACTTTCTCTCTTGTGCGGGTCACTGGGGAAACTGGAATTGAAACCAGTGGAAGTTGGCTTCCTGATGGTTCCATG gagtggctaaCCTTCTGTGATTTCAAAGAAATCATTGACATCAGTATAAAGAGGGTATGCCATGAGCAGGTCCCCCAAGACAGCAGGGTGGTGACAATAACCCTTAAAGATGACAGATGCTTG GAAGCCAACTTCCACAGTCTCAAGGAAGCACTTTCATTTGTGTCTCTTGTTGATGGCTACTTCAGACTGACCACAGACTCAAGCCACTACTTCTGTCAAGACACTGCTCCTCCAAGTATTCTGGAGGGGATCAAAAACCATTGTCACGGCCCAATCAC ATCAGAGTTTGCAGTCAACAAGTTGAAAAAGTCAAGATTTAAAGGCGGAACGTTCCTTCTCCGGCAGAGTCCCAAGAACTATGACAAATTCTTCCTCACTGTTTGTGTTCAG ACTCCACTTGGACTTGACTATAAAGACTGTCTCATTATTAAGAATGAGCACTACAGTCTTCCTGGtgtcaataaatcattttccaGCTTGAAAGAGCTCACCACCCATTACCAGCACAACAAGCTGCTACTGGCTGAAGTACCTGTGAAGTTAGCCCGCTGCTGTCCACCCCGACCCAAAG AGCTCACAAATCTAATCATCATACGCAACAACAGCTCTGTAGAAGCTCAGGGCTCTCCGACACCTGAACGGAAGAAATTCAATCATATCCAGTTCCACATGATCAAATATGAAGACCTGAAATGG GATGCAAGCCTCGGCCAGGGATCCTTCACTCGAATTTTCAAAGGCTACAAAACAAACATTCGCGATGGGGAGAAACATGTGACAGACGTTTTCCTGAAAGAGCTCGATGTTGTTCATAAAAAGTACTGGGAG tcATTCTTTGAAGCTGCCAGCTTGATGAGCCAGATTTCACACAAACACCTCCTCCTTGTATACGGTGTTAGTGTTCATGGAGTTAAAA ACATCATGGTGCAGGAGTTTGTCGAGTACGGGGCCCTCGACCTTTACTTACAGAGAGGGAGATCTGTGTCAGTGAGCTGGAAACTTGACGTAGCCAAACAACTCGCATCTGCCCTCAACTTTCTG GAAGAAAAGAACATTGTCCATGGAAATATCTGCGCCAAAAATCTGCTGCTGGCCAGAGAGGGTGACCTGTCGCAGGGCAGCTCTCCTTTTATCAAGCTCAGCGACCCGGGCATCAGTGTGGCCATGCTGGCCAAGGATG TGATCCTTGACAGGATCCCCTGGGTGGCCCCTGAGGTGCTGGAGTACCCAGACAACCTGACTCTGGAGTGTGATAAGTGGAGCTTTGGTGCCACCCTGTGGGAAATCTTCAACAGTGGAGAACCTCCGCTGCGAGGCTGGGACTTGGACCAG AAGCGGCAGCTTTATGAGAGTTTCCTGCAGCTGCCTCCCTCCCAGTGGACAGAGCTAGCTGAGCTGATCAGTCAGTGTATGGACTACGAGGCAGCCTTTAGACCTTCCTGTCGCAGTATCATTCGTCAACTCAACAGTCTGATCACTTCGG ACTATGAGATACTACATGCTGCTGAGCCCGTCACACAGAGCCCTGTGTGGAGAGCCATCAGCCCTGCTCAACACAACCAGACATTGTTTGAGGAGAGACACCTACGCTACATCCATCCTCTGGGGAAA GGAAACTTTGGCAGCGTCGAACTTTGCCGTTATGACCCGCTA AGCGATAACACCGGTGAACTGGTCGCTGTGAAAAAGCTGCAGCCCAACAAGCAGTCGACCCTGGAGGACTTCAAGAAGGAGGTCAAAACCCTCAGCGTTTTACACTGCGACTACATCGTCAAATACAGAGGAGTCTGCTACAGCACGG GTCGCCTCAGTATGAGTTTGGTGATGGAGTACCTGCCCAACGGCAGCCTTATTGGCTACATGGAGAGTAACCAACACGTCACCCCCAGGCGGATGC CTTTTGCTTCTCAGATCTGTAAG GGGATGGAGTACCTGCAGAGCCTGCGTTATGTGCACAGAGACCTCGCAGCCAGAAATATCCTTGTGGCCAGTGAGTCGCTGGTGAAAATCGCTGATTTTGGGCTGACCAAGGTTATTCCTTGTGACAAGGAATACTACCGAGTCACCCAGCCTGGAGAAAGCCCCATTTTCTG GTATGCCCCAGAGTCCATCAATGAGTCCAGATTCTCCCACAAGTCAGATGTCTGGAGTTTTGGAGTCGTTCTTCACGAGCTCTTCTGCTACTGCGACACCAACTCCAACCCAAAAAGA CTATGTATGCAGGAGATTGGACACAATGTGCAGAGTCCATCCATTTCAATGCAGCTGGCAAATATTCTAAAGAATAACTGGAGGTTACCGGCTCCTCCAAACTGCCCGCCCAAG GTGTACAATTTGATGATGCAGTGCTGGGTGTACAACTTTGAGGAGCGGCCGTGTTTCTCAGACCTGGGAAACCAAATTGAAACCATCATgcaggatgagagagagagcccTAAGGGCTGA
- the LOC120565304 gene encoding N-acetyllactosaminide beta-1,3-N-acetylglucosaminyltransferase 3-like isoform X1, whose protein sequence is MPVFELGLSKVNCGVGCLSWSGSGTATATTRFSRMRKLRAKIFLLAGALGLLALHLFKDFFDYKTVRLHVDVIENDIQVRRPTTKKSYVYSWSKCQQNVSAANITGFSSLPGDIKDFLYYRHCRHFPMLLDLPDKCGGADKSAEVFLFLVIKSSPVNYDRREVLRKTWAKERLHNGVWIRRIFISGTIDTGFEKERLNKLLELEKREYNDILQWDFNEGFYNLTLKQILFLEWMERSCPNARFLLNGDDDVFANTNNMVEYLQSLKENDGSKHLFTGHLIQNVGPIRISQSKYFIPVQVQESDSYPPYCGGGGFLLSGYTALVIYNMSQSIPILPIDDVYMGMCLAKAGLVPDSHMGVKTAGLQIPSSTLDGYDPCYYKEVLLVHRFLPAHMYLMWQRIHDSNLKCGPSKSRL, encoded by the exons ATGCCAGTGTTTGAACTGGGGCTTTCTAAAGTTAACTGTGGAGTTGGATGTTTGAGTTGGAGTGGATCAGGCACAGCAACTGCAACTACAAG ATTTTCGAGGATGAGAAAGCTCAGAGCGAAAATCTTCTTGCTGGCGGGAGCTCTTGGTCTGTTGGCCCTCcatctttttaaagatttttttgacTACAAAACCGTCCGACTCCACGTAGATGTGATAGAGAATGACATTCAAGTAAGGCGACCCaccacaaaaaagtcatatgtaTACTCCTGgtcaaaatgtcaacaaaatgtGAGTGCTGCCAACATCACAGGCTTCAGCTCTCTTCCTGGTGACATAAAAGACTTTCTCTATTATCGACACTGTCGCCATTTCCCCATGCTGCTGGACCTTCCTGACAAATGTGGAGGAGCTGATAAATCTGCAGAAGTCTTTCTTTTCCTGGTCATTAAAAGTTCCCCTGTGAACTACGACCGCCGAGAGGTGCTGCGTAAAACCTGGGCTAAAGAGAGGTTACACAATGGTGTGTGGATCCGAAGGATCTTCATCTCAGGAACAATTGATACTGGTTTTGAGAAGGAGAGACTGAACAAACTACTCGAGCTGGAGAAACGTGAGTACAATGACATTCTCCAGTGGGACTTTAATGAAGGATTCTACAACCTCACCTTAAAGCAGATACTTTTCCTGGAATGGATGGAAAGGAGCTGTCCGAACGCTCGCTTCCTGCtaaatggtgatgatgatgtctttgccaacacaaacaacatggttGAGTATCTTCAGAGCCTCAAGGAAAATGATGGAAGCAAGCACCTCTTTACTGGACATCTGATCCAGAATGTAGGACCCATTAGAATATCACAGAGCAAATATTTTATCCCAGTTCAGGTGCAGGAGTCAGACTCATATCCTCCCTACTGTGGTGGTGGAGGCTTCCTACTGTCTGGCTATACAGCTTTGGTCATATACAATATGTCCCAGTCCATTCCCATTCTTCCCATTGATGATGTATACATGGGGATGTGTCTGGCCAAAGCAGGACTTGTTCCTGATTCTCATATGGGTGTGAAGACGGCAGGACTGCAGATTCCCTCCAGCACACTAGATGGATACGATCCTTGCTATTATAAAGAAGTTCTACTGGTACACAGATTCCTTCCAGCTCACATGTATCTCATGTGGCAGAGAATACATGATTCTAATCTGAAATGTGGGCCCTCCAAGTCAAGGCTTTAG